Genomic window (Vampirovibrionales bacterium):
GCGCTGATGCTGCTGGCGCTGGCCGTGGCCGCGATGACGCTCTGGAATCCTCTTATTACAGAGAATATCGGCTTTCAGTTGTCGGTCCTCAGCACGCTCGGGCTGATTACCATGACCCCGCCGCTGCAAGCGCGCCTGTCGCGTTACGCCCCGCGCTGGATGGTCGTCGCCCTGCTCGCGCCGGTGATTGCGCAAGCGTGGGTAACTCCGGTGTCGATTTTCTATTTTAATCAGGCCCCCCTGCACGCCATTGCGCTGAATATCGCGGCGGCGGCGCTCGTGGTCCCGCTGACGGCGATGGGCTTTATCGCGGCGCTGGGCGCGCTGATCTGGCCGCCGCTGGGGCAGGTTATCGCCTGGGCCAGCGCGCCGCTGATTCACGCCTTGCTGTGGATTGTCGCATTCGGCAATCAATTTAACCCGTGGGCCCTGCTGACGCCCGCTTCCCCGCCGCTGTGGCTGCTGATTGCCCTTTATGCCGCGCTTACCGGGCTGGCGGTGGCGCTGGCGTTTGGCGTGCGGCTGCGTTCGACGCGCGTCGCCCTCGTTTCGACAGGCGTTGCGATTCTCCTGCTGACGCCGTTTGCGCTGGCGCGCTGGCAGTCTCGCGACACGTCGCGACTCGACTGGATTCCGCTCTCTGAGACATCGGCGGCCCTGCTGGCGTTTCCGCCCGGCGCGGCGCCTCCCTGGCTGATTCTGCCGCAGCCCTTGCGCGCGCGCGAAGGCCGTACGCTGGCCGATTACCTGCAAAAGCAAGGCGTCTGGCGGCTGGCTGCCGTGGTGACGCCCCCGCCTGAAGGCGCTATCGGCGTTGCGGGTCTCAAGGCCGCGCTGGGCAAGCGCCGCGTCGATGGCGTTCTGACCCAGGCCCTTCATGCCACCCCTAAGCCGCTCTTAACCCTGCGGGATGCGCCGTTCGGGTTGCGCGCCACGTCCCACGGCTGGCGTCTTCAAATCGGCGCCGGATGCTTTGAAATTGCCGCTGAAGCCTCGCTTGAATGCCCGGCGGGCGCGCGCGTCACGCCCGGGAGCTCGCCTCATCTCTGGCTGGCTGCCGAGCGCAAAGCCTTGACGCCGGGCCGCTGGCATCGTCTGGAAATTTCCGGTCGACAGGCGTTGATTTATTAAGGCGCGTTATTTCTTTTTCGGCGGCGGGGTTTTGCCGGGCGGCGTGGCAGAAGCGGCGCCCGGCGCCTCAAAAATAGAGGTTTTGGGGAAATAATTCTCGCCCAACAGACGCCGCATCGACTGAATCTCGCCCTGGGCGCGCAAGCCGTACTGATTATCCGGGAAATTCGCCGACAGGAATGAGAACATCTCAAAGGCTTCGTCGTAGTCTTCGCGCTTCTTGGAGACCACCGCCGCCTGATACACGGGTTGAATCAGCAGCGGATTTTTGGGGAACTGCTGCATCAGGTCCATCAGCTTGAAGCGCGCGTCGGCCAATTGCCCGGAATCCTCGGGCGAAAACAGATAGCGCGATTGAATCTTGCTCAGCAGTTTGGAGAGCGTCGGTCCGAGCCCGTCGACGGTTTCCTTGAGTTTGGCTTCGGCGGCGGGATCGCCTCCGCCCTTCTTCTTTTTGGCGTCCGCTGGCCAGACGCCCACTGTCAGCAGCAGGGCAAGGCCAGTGACAACGCAAACGACGCGGGCGGCGACGCGAGTCGGTTTCATGACGGGACGCTCCTCAGAATCTTTCATCGCTATGCCCAGCATCGGCAAAACCGGCAAAATCTTCAATCCTTGCAATAAGGCGTACGCTGGGAGTTGAATTTTCCCCGGCAAAATGGGAAAAACCCCTTGACGAGGGGCCGATAGTGTGATATATTTTAGATATAAGTAAACGCTACGAAGGAAACCTGACGTGTCTGGCGTGCTTCCATTTTCGCGACCGACGACGTTTTTCCTCACGCTGATGAAAAACGCGACGTTGTTCGACGACGTGATGCGCGCCTTATTCGAAGCCCCGCTGAAAAGCGTGCGGACGTGGGCCGGACGCTTCTGCGTCTCGCGCCTGAATCGCGTGGCGACGCTGTTTCAGGCGCAGGCCTCGCAGGCTGCTGCGGCTCCCGAAGCTGATGCGCAGACGTTGAGCGAATTACTGGGCATTCTCGACGTGCATCAGCCCCAACCGCCGCAGTTCGCCCGCTCGATTCGCGCGCCGCAGGCGCAGGACACGCCGCCGCCTGCCGGGTCTGGGCATGCGCGCTATCCTGTTTTTCCCCAACGGTTTTTACGGCGTTATCTGGCGCAAAAGCTGGCCGGGCTCAGCGCGCCCGTCGTGGCTGCGTCTGTTGCGCCCTGCGAATCTGCCGTTCTCAACCCCCCGCTTGCCCCTGGAGCGGCAGGCGACGAGGCGTTCGATTCGCTCGCAGGGCAATCCCCGCCCGAGCGTCCTCCGGCTGTTATTGCGCTGACGAGCGCGCGTCCAGACGCCGCCCAACTGGAAGCGGAGTATCTTTTTCTCTGGGCTCAGGCCCTTGCCGATGAATGGTTCGGCGATCCGACCCCATTGTGCCTGCGTTTTGAGTCGCATCAGGCCGCGATAGCCGGTTTGCCTGCCGCTGAACGCGGCCCGCCTGCGCCGTTCTGAAAGTCTGACGCCCGAAGCGGGGGATCGCGCCACGATCGCCCGCCTTTGCGCGCAACAAATCCATGCCCCCGGCGTTTAAAGCCTCATACCCCCCGGAATATTCATGTGGAATCCGTCTGATGACATCCGTGACCCCAAAGCTTTGTTTAAGGGAGGCTAAATGCCCATCGTCGCCGCCCAGTTTATTCTCACTGGCGCTTGAGGTTTATCGATATATGAAATCTGGCGATATGCATTCAACGCAATTCAGAGATCACTTCAAAACCTTTCAGGATGCGCTCGCAGCGGCGGCGCCGCAGGAGTTACTTCTCCTCGATTCGCAGCTTCAGGCGCTGGCGCGTTGGCATCAGCAACGGCCGTTTGATTTAAACGCCCTTCTACCCGGATTAATCCCCCCTCACAAGCAATAGGAGCCTATTCACCATGCATTCCGTTGGATTTTCCCCCGCTTTCACCCGCCCTGAAAAGCCGGCATCTCCGCGTTTTGGTCAGGAGGACGATGCGCCAAAGCTTATTTGCAAAATGATACCTCTGGCCTTTAAAGGCCAACGCAACACTTTAGAATACCAAACCGCCGCCGCTGAACTTCGAGCCTCTATAGGTAGATTAGACGAGAGGCAACTTGATATGCTACAAGTTTTCTCGAAGCCTTTTGTGTACGCAATTAGGCATAGTGCTTTAGAAAAGCATTATCGCGCCGTGGATCCTGAAAATGTCATCGACAGCCTTCTGAAAGAATAGCGAGACGTCGCATGAGCCTGACCGGCCAGCCATTCGCCTCCGATCAAGGCGGCGTCGCACGAATTCTGGCGGTGCTGAACCTCACGCCGGACTCGTTCTCCGATGGCGGACGCTGGACAGGCGCGCCGGTCTCGCAGATCGTCGATGCGGCGGGGCAATTGCTGACAGAGGGGGCCGATGCGCTCGATATCGGCGGGGAATCCACGCGGCCGGGCGCCGCCACGATTTCGCCTGAAGCAGAATGCGAGCGGATTCTCCCCGCCATTGCTGCGCTGCATGCGGCCTTCCCACAAACGCCGCTCAGCGTCGACACGCGCAAGGCTCAGGTCGCCGCAGAAGCCGTAAAGGCAGGCGCGTCGGTTATTAACGATGTCTCGGGGCTCCAGTTTGATCCGCTCATGGCGCGCACGGCGGCGACATCGGGCGCGACCCTGATCCTGATGCACAGTCAGGGCGAGCCCGCGACCATGCAGCAGAATCCGCAGTATGGCGACGTCGTGGCGGAAGTTGGGGCGTTTCTGGCTGCGCAGGCCGACGCGGCGATAGCGGCAGGCGTCGCGCGCGAGCGCATCTGGCTGGATCCCGGCTTTGGCTTCGGGAAAACCCGCGCCCATAATCTGGCGTTGTTGCGGCATCTGAGCGATATTGTCGCGTTGGGCTTTCCGGTGCTGGCGGGCCTGTCGCGCAAGACGTTCCTCTCGCCGCTGGACGATCAGGGCCGGGCGGCGCTGGCGCCGGGCGAACGCGACGCGCTCTCGGCGGCGGCGGCGGCATTGGCCTTACACGCCGGCGCGCGGATGATTCGCCTTCATAACGTCAAACTCCATCATCCGGTGGTTCACTGGATGGGCGCGCTACTGGCATAATACTGGGAAGCGTCCGGGCTCAGGTCCGAACGCGCTTCGATCAGGACCAGCTGAAAAGGGAGCGAGCAAGCGTCATGGCCAAAGCGTCTCAGGCAGACAAGGATTTAACCCCGTCGGCGGATATCAAACGCAAACCCGAAGAAATTGCCGGCGTTTACGAGCAATGGGTCTATCCTGCCCCCCTGTACGATTTACAGGCGTACCACGACTCCGGTCGTATTGACGCCGCCGCCCCTCAAATGGCCCATGCGCTGTATTGGCCCGATGGCCGCTACCAGCGCGAAGGCGGCGAACAGATTTCCATTCTGGTTGCGGGTTGCGGGGCCAACGCCGCCGCGCGCTACGCCTTTGAGCATCCGCAAGCCAGGGTCGTTGGCATTGACGTCAGCGCCTCGTGCCTGGCCCACGAAGAAAGCCTCAAGCACAAGCATAATCTGGAAAACCTCAGCCTGTACCAGATGCCGGTTGAAGACGCGCGCACGCTCGATGAAACCTTCGACTTCATCGAAGCCGTCGGCGTCATGAATCATCTCGAAAACCCGCTGGCCGGTATGGAGGCCCTCAAGACGCGCCTCAATCCCGATGGCGTCATCGCGGTGATGCTCTTTGGCGTCTATGGCCGTCTGGGCGTGGGCATGCTGCAAAAGATGTTTCACCGTCTGGATATGGGCTTCAGCAACGAAGACGTCAACATTGTCCGTCAAACGCTGGCGATCCTCGATGCGGATCATCCGGTTCAGGCGTTTAACCGTAATATCGCCGATCTGCAACTCGACTCCGGCGTAGTGGATTGCTTCCTGCGCTCTGCAGGCCGGAATTTCACGGTAGAGGGCTGCTTGCAGTTCGCCCGTAACAGCGGCCTGTCGTTCATGGGCTGGCTCGACAACTTCCCCTACTATCCCGAAGGGCAGGTCCCCTCGAATCATCCGCTGTATGAGCGCATCGGCAAACTGCCGGAAGACGATATGTGGAAGGTGATGGAGCTGTTTAACGGCGTTCTGCGCAATCATACCTTCTATATGTGCCGCAAGGATCGCGACGCCAAAGGCTACAAGCTGGACTTCGACGGCGACGCCTTTATGGATTACGTCCCCATAGCGCGCATCAACCGCTATCACCAGCCCGATCAGGAGCAGGGTCGCCCGGCCATGATCGAGCGGATTCCCTATCGTCCGGTGCCTCTGACGCCTGCGCAACTGGCCGTTTACAGCCGCATCGACGGCAAGAAGAACGTCCGCCAGTGCCTTGAAGAAGCGGGCTTGACCGGCTCGCCGGAAGATCTCACGGCCTTCGCCCGCAACTTCTTCCGCAGCCTGTGGCGTCTGGGCTATGCCATGTTCCTCTATCCGCAAGAAGCCTGACGGCGGGAACAAACGCTAAAACGCGTCGTCCATATATCTAGTTTATGCCAGCTTAGACAAGCCCAACACAGGGGGTGCGGCGCATGTCACGTCGCTTGGCGACGATTCTCACTGCAACGCTCGTGGCGCTCAGCGCGGCGGGCGTCAGCCTGCATGCGCAGGAACTCCAGGTCGACCCGTCGCTGGCGCCGCTGAATCCGCCGCCCGTGGCGAAACCCGCCGCGCCCATTGTTCTCAAGGGCGGGGTCCGTACGCTCGATCAGGCGATGGTCCAGGAACGCGACGCGGTGGACTGGTACGGCTGGTATTTATCCTGCCGCGACTATCTGCTGCAAACCGGCGGATTCCAGTGCCCGCTGGGCAGTACGATCCATTTCTACCGATCGGGCCGCCTCGACACCAATTCTCGCGATCCGTTATGCCGCGCGTCGGTTATGAGCAAGCATTTTCCCTTGCCTGAGAACACGCGCATCCCGGTGCTGGCGCTGCCCATCCGTCGCGGCGCGGATCCGCCCGCCACCCCGGAAGAAATCCAGCGCCGCACGCGCGGCTAAGCGCTGCGTGCTCTGCGCGCAGGTTCTCTAGAACCAAAGCTTCCCCGAGGACGATTCCGGCTTCTCTGGCTGAAAACAGTTAAACTTGATTTGATCTTTTGAGAATCCTTCCAACGTCACCTTTCCACCGGGAGTCAGATACTCGGACGTTCTGGCGACTTTATTTACGAGCGCTCCTAACATCGGGGAGCCTAATACGGGTTTGTTGACGGGTACAATGATTCCGTCTGTTTCAATGCACGCCAGGTTATTAGCGCCTCGCGGGGCCGTCACGGTCAGGTGATTCTCCGGAACGCCCGTTGCTTCCAGAGCCAGTAGACTCTCGTGCGGATTGGAACTGTCCGGTTTAATAAATCTCAACCCTGTTTCCTGATAAACCGGAAACGTCTCCTGACCGCCGGTCTGACTTTCAAGATTTATCACCACTGGAATGTCTTTTTCAGAGGCGGCAATCGTGACCCGATTCGTTTCTCCGTACAAATACCACGTCTCCGCAACCGGACTCCGGTGGGCGTTAAATTCTCTGCTCGCGCTAGCCGGCATAAATCCTCCTGTTTCAACCCAATGCAAGTAAACCCAACCTGCCCACTATCAATAGATTACAAGAGGTTAAAAACAATGTTTCGAAATTTTGTGCGGCCCTCACCTTCTCGCAAACGGGAAAGCCTCTATGAGATTCCTCAATGTTATTACGCAGGGACTGGCCTATGATAGCGAACGCTTATCGCGCGGGGACAAGGCGCCTGCCGATGATCGGATTCACAGATTCTGGCAAGAGAATGGAGGAGCGCTGGTGAGCGAGGCATGTGCGCTGATTCCCGTAGATACGGCGGATCAGACCGAACGGAACGATGTCTGGTGGATAGAGCCCCTGCTGATTTTTCTGGGCTTCACCGCGTTTGGCGTCTATGCGACGTGGGCGGCCCTTCAGGCGGACTTCTACCAGCTTCATGATCTGGCGCGCTTCGGCGCAGACGGCGTCCGGCCCTATCTCTCGCCCTTCTATTCGCCTGACCTGCCCGCGTTATTCCCGCAGGCGATGGGCTGGTTTCGCTGGTCGCCCGCGATCCTGATCATGCCGTTTCCGGCGATTTTTCGCGCGACGTGCTATTACTACCGAAAAGCTTACTACCGCTCGTTCTTCACCTCGCCGGCGGCTTGCGCCGTCAAGGCCCAGCCCAGCCCGCTGGCGGGCCTGCTGGGACGCGGCAAGGGCGCGGGCGGCTATAAGGGCGAGTCGGTTTTTCCACTGGTCATGCAGAATCTGCACCGCTTCACGTTCTACATTGCTGCGCTGTTCGTGTTGATTCTGTCGATTGACGCCGTCTGGTCGCTGATCGGCTGGCAAGCATCTGGATCGTCACGTCCCGGCGCGTTCCACGTCGGCGTGGGCTCGCTGGTGATGATTATTAACGCCGTTTTGCTTGGCCTGTACACGTTTTCGTGTCACTCATGGCGGCACTTGCTCGCGGGCAAGCTGGATTGCTTCTCGTGCAGCGGCTGGACCAAAACCCGCTATGACGCATGGCGCAAGCAATCCTCGCTGAACGACCATCACATGCTGCTGGCGTGGATTAGCCTGTTCTGGGTCGCCTTTACCGACCTGTATATCCGCCTGTGCGCGATGGGCGTGTGGCGCGATATCGTTCTCTTCTAACCTGGCGTGTGGTTTCCAACGATAGACAGAAAAGGCGTTTGCAACGATGGTTCAGAACTACGAAACCCGGTATGAGTGCCACCATCACGACGTATTAGTCGTCGGCGCTGGTGGGGCGGGCCTTCGCGCCGCCATCGAGGCTTCTGCGCAAGGCCTGTCGGTGGGACTGGTCTGTAAATCCCTGCTGGGCAAGGCCCACACCGTGATGGCTGAAGGCGGCGTCGCGGCGGCGATGGCCAATGTCGATGGCGAAGACGGTTGGCAGACGCACTTTAAAGACACCATGCACGGCGGTAAATTCCTCAACAACTGGCGGATGGCTCAAATCCATGCGCAGGAGTCCCCCGACCGGATTCGCGAACTGGAGCGCTGGGGCGCGGTATTTGATCGGACGGAATCCGGTAAGATTTTGCAGCGGCCTTTTGGCGGCCACACCTATCGTCGGCTCTGTCATGTTGGCGATCACACCGGCCTTGAGCTGATTCGCACCCTGCAGGACAAGGGCGTCCACAG
Coding sequences:
- a CDS encoding ComEC/Rec2 family competence protein gives rise to the protein MALWAAVRNCALSQYSHALIPALFAFALGALIANAYPGGAVFHPAAVAIALLIWLGVIALRGGPWTTRGALWILALTLGGAYAYARLAIEAPYDVSRFAPAPRAWIQGVVENREPARARATLRVLTVNGLHAQGRVQVKTSRETFPPYGSVVLAHGDVVRPWSAWFPGGYDQRRQLLQSNVSAVMIRVDELRVMRRQPLTRADAALRWLEAVRDQILQTFHRALPQREAETLGGIVLGSHASGIDAQTRQEFVNTGLIHLLAASGMNVGVIAACLLGLARWLRWPARVSLPLAMLGVALYMALAGMAASVVRAGVMLLMALGLKLADRTLSALMLLALAVAAMTLWNPLITENIGFQLSVLSTLGLITMTPPLQARLSRYAPRWMVVALLAPVIAQAWVTPVSIFYFNQAPLHAIALNIAAAALVVPLTAMGFIAALGALIWPPLGQVIAWASAPLIHALLWIVAFGNQFNPWALLTPASPPLWLLIALYAALTGLAVALAFGVRLRSTRVALVSTGVAILLLTPFALARWQSRDTSRLDWIPLSETSAALLAFPPGAAPPWLILPQPLRAREGRTLADYLQKQGVWRLAAVVTPPPEGAIGVAGLKAALGKRRVDGVLTQALHATPKPLLTLRDAPFGLRATSHGWRLQIGAGCFEIAAEASLECPAGARVTPGSSPHLWLAAERKALTPGRWHRLEISGRQALIY
- the folP gene encoding dihydropteroate synthase, coding for MSLTGQPFASDQGGVARILAVLNLTPDSFSDGGRWTGAPVSQIVDAAGQLLTEGADALDIGGESTRPGAATISPEAECERILPAIAALHAAFPQTPLSVDTRKAQVAAEAVKAGASVINDVSGLQFDPLMARTAATSGATLILMHSQGEPATMQQNPQYGDVVAEVGAFLAAQADAAIAAGVARERIWLDPGFGFGKTRAHNLALLRHLSDIVALGFPVLAGLSRKTFLSPLDDQGRAALAPGERDALSAAAAALALHAGARMIRLHNVKLHHPVVHWMGALLA
- a CDS encoding class I SAM-dependent methyltransferase, coding for MAKASQADKDLTPSADIKRKPEEIAGVYEQWVYPAPLYDLQAYHDSGRIDAAAPQMAHALYWPDGRYQREGGEQISILVAGCGANAAARYAFEHPQARVVGIDVSASCLAHEESLKHKHNLENLSLYQMPVEDARTLDETFDFIEAVGVMNHLENPLAGMEALKTRLNPDGVIAVMLFGVYGRLGVGMLQKMFHRLDMGFSNEDVNIVRQTLAILDADHPVQAFNRNIADLQLDSGVVDCFLRSAGRNFTVEGCLQFARNSGLSFMGWLDNFPYYPEGQVPSNHPLYERIGKLPEDDMWKVMELFNGVLRNHTFYMCRKDRDAKGYKLDFDGDAFMDYVPIARINRYHQPDQEQGRPAMIERIPYRPVPLTPAQLAVYSRIDGKKNVRQCLEEAGLTGSPEDLTAFARNFFRSLWRLGYAMFLYPQEA
- a CDS encoding succinate dehydrogenase, yielding MSEACALIPVDTADQTERNDVWWIEPLLIFLGFTAFGVYATWAALQADFYQLHDLARFGADGVRPYLSPFYSPDLPALFPQAMGWFRWSPAILIMPFPAIFRATCYYYRKAYYRSFFTSPAACAVKAQPSPLAGLLGRGKGAGGYKGESVFPLVMQNLHRFTFYIAALFVLILSIDAVWSLIGWQASGSSRPGAFHVGVGSLVMIINAVLLGLYTFSCHSWRHLLAGKLDCFSCSGWTKTRYDAWRKQSSLNDHHMLLAWISLFWVAFTDLYIRLCAMGVWRDIVLF